GACACGTCCCCTAATAAGAACAGGGCTTACGCAAATGTCCATTTTGTTAGCCCCTGAGGGGCTACCCGTCTATAGTAATTTCTTGAAAGTGAGTATGAAAGACCCATCGGGGTGACCCAGCTACTTACAACGGTATTGGATCGCCCCGATGGGGTTTTATCGTTCTTAATCAATTTGTTACTACCGACGGGCCGCCCCTCCGGGGCTAAAGACGTGGACGTTTGCGGAAGTCCTGAAAAAGCTACTCGAAAAGGCGGTCATGCCGAGCGCAGCCGAGGTATAACCGCCTTTTTTTGCTAATTCGGGGACAAATCTCGCAATTAAAACAAGTTACTATGGCCGTTCCTAGTGTTGCGCCCGCCCGGGTTACCCTGTTTCTGATGACCGAAAAAGGGTACCGGGTGCTGCAACACATCGTAGCGCAGCTGGACAAAAGGGCGGTGGCGTTGGTGATAGGGGCCCCCGATGCGCACCTGGTTAACGACTATTTCGTCGAAATTCAGGCGCTGTGCGCGCGGGAGAGCATCCCATTTCAGCGCCGCACAGCCGGACGCCCAACCGCAGCGACGCACGCGCTGGCGGTGGCGTGGCGCTGGTTGATTACGGATGTTGACAAGCTTATTGTCTTGCACGACAGCCTATTGCCCCGCTACCGGGGCTTTGCGCCCTTGGTGAGCTGCTTGCTCAACGGCGAGCCGGAGATTGGCGTGACGGCCCTGTACGCCACCGCCGAGTTTGACCAGGGCCCCGTGCTGGCGCAGGTGGCGCGCCCGGTGCAATACCCCATCACCATTACCCGCGCCATTGCCCTGGCCGTGGAATGCTACCTGGAGCTCACCACCTGGCTTTGGCCCGGCTTGTGCGCCGGGGCCCTGCCGCCGGGCACGCCCCAGGTCGAGGCCGCCGCTACTTACAGCCTCTGGCGCGACGAGGCGGACTACCGCATCGACTGGCACCGCGACAGTGCGTACCTGCGGCGCTTCGTGGACGCGCTGGGGGCCCCCTACCGCGGGGCCAGCACGC
This genomic stretch from Hymenobacter sp. PAMC 26628 harbors:
- a CDS encoding methionyl-tRNA formyltransferase, coding for MAVPSVAPARVTLFLMTEKGYRVLQHIVAQLDKRAVALVIGAPDAHLVNDYFVEIQALCARESIPFQRRTAGRPTAATHALAVAWRWLITDVDKLIVLHDSLLPRYRGFAPLVSCLLNGEPEIGVTALYATAEFDQGPVLAQVARPVQYPITITRAIALAVECYLELTTWLWPGLCAGALPPGTPQVEAAATYSLWRDEADYRIDWHRDSAYLRRFVDALGAPYRGASTLLDGQLCRVLAVEAVPDVVIENRAPGKVLFVRAGQPVVVCGTGLLRLTALRTEAGADALPLRQFRSRFG